Part of the Neorhodopirellula lusitana genome is shown below.
GGTGCCAGAATCTTGTTTGCCGAGTTCAAACGTATCCACCAGTGAGTAGTCGCCCGGCAGCAAGACGACGTGAACGCCTCCCATTGGCAGGCCGTCGGAACGCTTCAGTTCGCGGATAGCGTCGCGTGCGGCTTCCAAAGTTGGGAACGGTTTGTTCCTGGTTCCATCACCATCCACATCGGTAGGCGATACGAAAAACGTCTTGCCGGGATTCAAGACCGGCGTCAATTGATTTTCCAGAAAACGCTGGTTGTATTCCGGAAAAGAGTGAGCGGGTTGCTCGATGGTTTGATCGCCAGTGACGACACCGATGCTGAGAGCCAGCACCGTTAAAAGAAACGATGTGTGCATGATTCAGGCGGGATTGGAAGGCAGGATTGGCCGGTGAGAATGGCCGGAAGGAGTCGCCTCGGCGACTAGGCAGGAGCCCCAATTAAACTCTAAGAAGTTGAAGTCTTCTACCCTGTAATTCCACAGGCATGTGATCGGATGTTCACATGCTCGGTGTTGGGAGTCTACCCGAAGTGTCACCAACGACGATGTCGCGTACGAATTCTCGCCGTTGGTAGGTCTCGGGCGTTCCGGGTACGAAGTGTCCGCAGGGCGCGCCGAACGAGGCAGTTGGAACTTGAAGATGGCGGCGATGATGAAGCACTTGCTGGTCATCCCGAGTGAATTGCCAACGAAGCTGGTCAGCATGATTCCGGTGGCTGATAAGCCCGCGGTCGTTGTCAGCAGTCAGGGGAGTGATTGCGACACTGCTATTGTTCAGTAAATGTGAAGGTTTCGAGTCTGTCGCCCAATTGACTCGTCTGAGTATGCCTTTGGAAAAGCCCAGCGGTTATTCTAGCCCGTCTGCTTGCCAACAATGACTGAAGAGAGTCGCCAACGCCGCTGTTTTGGGGGCCGCGGTTCTCTGTGGTTGCGAATGCGATCTAGGCTGATCTGACATGCGGTACACCTTGTTATTGGAAGCATCATTGCCTGTCCTGTATGACTGAATGAGAAACACCGAATGATTCGCTCCGCAACTCAATTTTTGTTCGGCACGCTTGCCGTTATCGTCTTGGCCGCACCGGTATCCGCTCAAATGATCGTTGCCCACCGCGGGGCATCACACGATGCGCCTGAAAACACGCTGTCGGCATTTCGCTTGGCATGGCAACAAGGTGCCGATGGAATCGAAGGCGACTTCTATCTGACTGCCGATGGTGAAATTGTATGTATCCACGATGGCGATACGAAACGAACCGCCGGCGTTAAGAGAGTCGTCGAGAAATCGACGTTGGCAGAACTTCGTTCGTTGGAATACGGTAGCTGGAAGAATGAAAAGTTCGCTGGCGAAGCGATTCCCACCCTGGACGAAGTGATCGCGACTGTGCCGGTGGGAAAGAAGTTGGTGATTGAATTGAAGTCGAAGTTGCGAATCGTGCCCACCCTGGTTGAGACTTTGAAGAAGCATCAAGACAAGCCGATTCAGTGGGTCGTGATCGCCTTCGATGCTCCCACCGCTGCTGAGTTCAAGAAACAGATGCCTAGTGTGAAGACACACTGGTTGACCAGCTTTAAACGGAGTAGTCCGGCTTCATCCTATCGGCCCACCGCTGCCGAAGTCGCGGCCACTGTCAAGAAGACTGGTGTGGACGGAGTAGGAATGAAGGGCATGCCAGGAGTGATCGATGCCGATTTTGTGAAGACGCTAAAAGCGGGCGGCTGCCCAGAGTTTCATGTCTGGACGATTGACGACGTGGCGACTGCGAAAACCTTCGAGTCGCTCGGTGCATGGGGCGTGACCACCAATGTTCCGGCCGTGATCGGCCCAGCGTTGCGATAATCACATCGAAACGCGGTATTGATGCGAAACGCTGAATCAGCCAACCGGCGTTTGGCTGATGGGGTAAAAATGCGGTGCGGTGTATCTCGTGAGGTCGGAATGCGCATCCGCTCGGTACGGATTCTTTATTTCGTCGTGTCGGGCGGCAAGATATCGCCGATGATTAGCAACGATCCGACGTACCAGGTTTGGTCGGCATAGAGATCAGGATGTTCGTCGAAGTAGTCTCGTTTGCCTTCGAAGAGGATCTCGCGTTTGTCCAGTTGGGTCGGTGTGACGGTCACGGAGATTTCGTGAATGCCTGGTTCCAGGTTTGTCGACAGTCCTAGCTTGCTCATGCGGTGATAGGTGCAGTATCCGTCGATTGATTTATGTGTTGACGGGGGCCGTTGGTCGACTTGGACGCTGAGTTCGCTTCCATCAGGGCCTAGCAAATGGAACACGGACGCAGCGGTACCGTTCAGCGTGAAGGCCAGTTTGGCACCTGGTTCCATTGCTTGATACATGTCTGGGAAGTGCTTCTTGAAGCGGCTGGCGACTGGGTTGTTGGGTTGCAGTTTCTGCCAAGAGCCCCGCAGCATGTCCGCCGTGATGGCGACCTGTTTTGCGTTTTCCCAGTTGTCTTTCCGCAAGGGTTCACCCAATGGGTGAGCCTGTGGTTGGCCGCTGGCGGTTTCGATAGCTGGCCACGATCGGGCGATCGCGGCGGTGTACAGTCGATGGCCTGTTTCGTTCAGTGGGTGCACTCCATCGGTAGAAAACACAATGGGTTGCTCCTCTGGGTTGGCTGGTTTATCGGCCTTGAAAATCAGGTCGCCTTGGGATTCCAGCTTGGCGACTTCAACACCAAAATGAATCGATGGGATCTGGTAGCGATCGGCGACCTCTTCCATGGAACTAGCTGCGTTCGACATTTGCCCGTTCTTAATTTCTTCTAAGAAGGGATGGCTCAGTGTGTAGACAAAGCAAATGTCGGTTGTCGGATTGTCTTTCCAGGTTTGACGCACGATGCCTTCCATCGCTTTGTGAATCTGTTCTCGCGATGTACCGCCATCGTTTACCGCGAACTCCACAAACATCAGGTCAGGATGATGGCGTAGGACATCGTTGTGTAGTCGAAACACACCGAGGTCCGAACCGGTTCCGCCGATTGCGGCGTGGATTTCGGTGAAGTTGGCTTGGGGATTCTGATCTTGAAACCATTTCAGTGATTGCACTCGCCATCCCGATGCCGCGGTAATACTGCCACCTAAGTACGCGACATTGACGGATTCTCCCTTGGCGACTTTCGCGAGGAAGTTGGGCAAGCCAGCACGGGGCGTGCATTCAATTGCAGCCCGCCTTTGTTGGGTGTCGTCGGCGAAGCTGGGGAAACAGCAAACGAGAGACAGCAATAACGTAAGACAGATGGGGTGGTTCATGGTTGCGGTGCTGTTGGAAGTGAGGGAAGGCCAGCGGGAAGTTTCGAACCGAACTTGACTGCTGGGTTTGGTTGAAGAGTTTGAAATTGGGTGCACGAAGGACGGACCACTATTTTTGTGGCAATGGTTCCGGTGCCCGTAACATCTTGGGCATGGGAAGCGATTGGGCGTGTTCGATCCAAGCTGTATCGCCATAGACTCCAGCTTGGGTGGTGTCGAACGGTTGGAACCCGATTTGGGAGACCGCTGCAGGATCGGTCAAGCGAAAGTCGTCTTGGTATGGAGCGACGAAGTGCGGATCTTTGATGATCGATTCAGTGCTCGTATCCGCTGGGCTAAGGTCGACAGGCTCGCCCATTCGCCAGTATTGATTGCGTGCGATTTCGACTCCGTCATCACCCCACTTGCCGTTGAATAGATGTTCGCCGTCCCAGACAACGATGTTCTGTTCATATGTGAAAGAAAGGTGATCTTCGACTCGAGTGCGACGAATTTGGTACTCACGTCCAAAGGCAAAGATGTTGTTTCGGATAACGTTGTTGCGTCCGTAGTGTTGGTGATAGCCTCCTGACTTGGTGCGATAGACAAGGTTGTTTTCCATCAAAATGTCAGTGCTGCCCTCGTCGTTGTACAAGCCCCAACCGCCATAGCCCCAGGAGTCAACATCGTGAATGCGGTTGCCGCGTAAGACCGTCCCCGGGGATGGGCCAAGTGTGTAAATACCGCCCATGTCACTGAGCCAGCCTTTTCCCAAATGGTGAATATGGTTATCGGCGATAAGGTTGTTGTTGGCTAAGCTCTCGTCGTATCCCCAACGCCATCCGACTGAGATGCCCGTGTAGAACATGTCGGCTACTTCGTTGTGTGTGACTTGGTTGTGGCCGCTATTGCCAACCCAAATCCCGACGGCGCAAGCGAACATATGGCCGGCATCGTTGACGATATTATTGTCCACGATAATGTTGCTGGTCCGTTCGGACGGGTTTGATGCAATTGAGGTTTCGCCGATTCGGACACCTCCAGCGCCCAGGTCGTGAACCCAACAATGTTTCAGACTGCTATCGCGACACCCTTTCCGAAACCAGATTCCGTAGCCACCGGTATGTCCGATCTCGCAGTTTTCGAAGGCAACGCCTTTGCCGCCATCAATCTGAATAGCCGCCTCAATCGGTGAGGCGGCTTGAGCAGGATCGAATCCTCGTGATGGCGTCTGTATGCCGCTGTGATGAAATTTCAAACCATGAAATTCAAGGTTTTCAACGTAGTTGCCTTCCGCCGAATCCCCTTGGATCACGACTAGTTTCTCGCAAACCGGAGAAACACAGTTGATGGCGTCAATCGTTTCACCCGATCGGGGGCGATAGTGCAAGCGACCGCTCGGGGCCAGGAAGAATTCACCAGGCTCGTCCAAGGCTTCGAGGTAGTTTTCCAGCAAGAAGCCTGTGTTGCGAGTCAGTTTGTTCCATGATTTCATGGCCCGACCAGTAATCTTGAGTTGTCCCTGATCGAGATCGACGGCATCGAGGAAGCGTCGGGTCGTGTCCCACTTATGGAAGGCGAGAATCTGCACTTGGCTAAGTTGATCGGGGCTCAATCCACGTAGACTCGCGATGTCTTCCGGTTCGGCTGACAGGACTTGCTGGAAACGTTTCCCGCCTTCTATCGGTGACTCCTTGGAGCCCGTCAGGTAATAGAAGAAGTCGTCCGGTTCGCGGGCACGTACGGCGCGATGGTCGTTGATCCACAATTGTTCGAATTGCCAGTCCTTCGGTAGTTGGGATGTCCAAACTCCATCGCCCTGATCGGTCCATTGGGTCTCGATCTTGCGACCTCCTGAAATGACGGGCGAAGCGTCTGTTGCGGCTTCGTAGGTGACGTTGCCATCCTCGACTCCGAACTCAAGAGGTCGACTGATTTCATATCGACCCGCCGCTACGACGACACGGAAGGTTTCGTCGGGTTGAGTGACACGCTGCTTGCGAATTTCATCGCGTGCGGCGAGTAGATTCGGTAGCGGGCCATCGGGTGAAACCTGAAGTGTCGTTTCCGCGAAGCCTTCCAAAGAGGCTAGGGAAAAGCTCACTAGCAGGCATGTGAAGAACGCTGCTTTGGCAACGTGGACGGAGACCGAGGTGGGGTAGCTTGGCATTATGAATGTGAATTGAGGCGGTGGTGGGGTGGGGAATCAAGCGAGCTGGATAAGGCACCATGCTGTGCGTGATTTGGATCTGGTGGGAGGCGTGGATCGCTTCAGTTTTCGGAGCTGTTGATCGTCACTGGATTAACTCCGGGCCTGGGTTGGTAACGCCGGGCTTATCCTGGGTTGCTTGTCCACAGTGGCTGTCTTCTAGGGGCCGGTTCGCGGTGACCGGACTAGCGGTCGATTATTTGGGCCATTAAGCCAATGGCGTAACCACCAATAAGCTCACGCTTGTGGTTCAAAAGTTGGTGTGGTTTTGAGCTAGTGGTGCCAGCCTAGAAGCTGCACGGCAGAGGTGTTATGAGACGTAAAATACGACGAAAACCGAGTCGCCAGAGACTATTGGGAGCGTCCCACGATCTGTGCCAAAAAAAATGGTTTTCGAGAGCGATTTTGGCGGCGTGGACAACCCAATTCCAAGCTGAGCGGTGCCGCTTCCGCCATCGATACGCTGTTGCCGGACTGGTCGGCTGACGATGCACCCGTTAGTCGTCGCGTTTCATGCGATGGACTTTTAGTCGCCAAACTCCTGGTGAATAGTGCAGGCTAAATACAACTCACTTCAGGATTCGCTTGATCAAGTCCTCGTTGTCAACAAAGAATTGAGTTTCCAGCATCAATACTGAAGTCCAGGGTCCAGTACCTCGTTTTCGACCAGTCTATCAATCAATGGCTGAAGATGTCGCTCGTAGCGACGCCAAGACTCGACAGAGGATTGATAAATTGGCTGTCGTACTTGCCACTTACTTGGGGTTCGCACGCTGTGATCCGTCGCGGCGGGATCCAAGCAAGCTTCACTCCAATCTAACTCACAAAAATCGATCAACGCCCGAGCACTGGCCTCTGGATTCTGTACGAGGTGTTCGTATCGAATGCTATGAACAGGAATGGTCAGCACTGAAGTCCAATGCCGCATCAGCTTAATGTAGTTCGAATAGTAATCGGGGATGTCTTCCAGACTAGAAAATGGCCATGTCAGATTCTGTTTCATGCAGGACACGCAAACGTCCAACGGATGACGCTGAACATGAACAATCCTAGCTTTAGGGAAAAGGCACTCAATTAACCCCAGGTGCCAAAAATTCGTCGGCATCTTATCCGTAAACCGAGCGGTTCCGCATTCGGTTGCCTTCCTTTCAACATTCGAGATTTTGCGTTCCATGCGGTCCAAGTATTCACTTGCGATCGATGTTGCGACCAACGGGCTCAGCTTTTCAAGACATGCTGGATAGGGCGTGTCAGTGGTAAGTCGTCGAGCAAGAGTATGTGCGATATCTGAAATTTCGAACAACTCACCCCCAGCATGAACCTGCGGATGGCTGGAAATAATTTGCTCTGTTAGTGTGGTCCCTGACCTGGGCATCGAGACAATAAATACAGGGCATCGACTTTCGCAATGACTTCGGCTCTTTGCAATACTGTCAGCGGTGAATCTCTTTTCCAAGTCAAGCCGCTTACGATCCCAGGCTACTCTCGGGGCAGTTTCGCCAGCGACACTCACGTCTGCCTTCGTTGAATTGGCCAGCACGAAGTGGTGAAAAGCAGCGTCATGTTCTCCAATTTTGTCCGCTCGGTGAGCAATTGAATAGTGCAGCAGACTGCGGGTTCGCTTCAGGGCGTAGGGCTCGTGCCTAGCATCTCCAAATGCCGGCAATGATGCAAGCATCTCTGTCAGGTCATCCAAAAACGTTCTGTGATCACCATCTCGCTCAATTTTTGCTAGTTCAAAATGTGCGATAGGTGAAAGCGATTCAATCGCGATCGCAGTTCGGAAATCAGCCACAGCCGGCTCAATCAACCCCAGTTCCAACTTGGCGCGTCCACGGCCCTCATGGCTCTTACTGAATCGAGAATTGAAGGTGATCGCCAAGTCAAACTTCTCAAGAGCTTCCGCGTGGCGGTTCGCATTTAGCAATGCGTTTCCCCAGGCATCATATGTCTCAGCGAATGGCTCGATAGCGGCGGCCGTCTTGAGATGATAGAGTGAGATTCGGAGAAGGCGGTCGTGCTCAGCTAGGTCAATATTGACTAATTGTTCTGGCGCAATTCGCGATGCCATCAGTAGACCGATCGTAAGATGGCCGGCTACCGACTGCGGATTCTGTTTCAGCATTATAACACAGGCCGACATCGTCACATCAGAACGATTGACGGTATCGCATAGCGAAGCGATCTTCTTGAGAATACCGCTACGGTGTGGCTCAAGCTCTAGAAGTTGGCAGAGGGCTTTGGCAGCTTCAACAACTTGCCCCTCGCGTTCATAGACAGTTGCTAAATTTGCAAATGCTTCCGGCAATGCTGGATCCAGTGTCAGGGCCTGCTTCACAGCCTTCTCCGCTTCATCGAGTCGATCCAACCCCATCAACACGACTGCTTTAGCATTATGCAACGCGGCAACTTCAGGGCGGCAATGAATGGCGGCTTTGATGAAGTGTAGTGCTTCTCGATCACGGTCGCACTCATGCAGTAACATGCCCAACAAGTGCATCGCATCGACGTTGGTGGGCAGGTCTCTCAGAATTGAGCGGTAAATGGATTCTGCATCTTGAAGACATCCAGATCGATGCAGCAAAAGTGCTTGATCGATGGTGTTGGCATCTAATTTGTCCATTTCGCACCTTGTTCGTGTTCGTTAAATCCAGGTCATGCAACTTCGAAGCGGCAGACCAGCGCTTCGAATTCGGTGACGAATGAACGAGTCGCAATAAGCCACCTTCTCGACCGAGATTCTAAACCGCAATTCGCAATCGGAAGAAAGCCTTTGAGAAAGACGGAACGCTCGAACGTGAAATCACTAGCAGCAACTCGGTTGAACTGCTTCACCACAGTGATCGAGGTTGTCAATATACGAGCTCGGAATACCAAAAGATGCTTTCGGCAATGAACATTACCTGCTCGATGAGACGGACTGGATGCTGCTACGACAATGCGGTGATGGAACGATTCTTCTGGTCGCTCAAACACGAATGGACAAAGTTCGATTCCTTTGCCGATATCCAAGAAGCCAGGATGAGTGTGTTCCGCTATATCGAAACGTTTTACAATTCAACACGAATCCATCAGACGCTCAGCTACCAGTCACCCGACCAATTCGAAAAGCAACACAGCGCCAATCTCGCTGTCTAAATTCAGATTCCAGGTGTCCGCCAGTCGTGGGCTATCGCCTGTAGAGCTATGCTAAAACAGACCGACAGGACGGTGTGTCGCAGCGATAAAAGTTGGAACCAATGTTTGCTTGTTGAACGACTAGCTGGAAATACAGAGAAAAGATGTAACGGATTCACGATCCCTGGTGATCGGTTAGAGTGCCGTTTGGCCATTTGTGTCGTCTTCGCTCTCCTATTTGTTCTGCCGGGATTCTCGTATGCCGGATGCTGATCGTGAATTTGTCCATCAATTGACAGAAGCACAGGGTAGCTTACTCGGATATCTCGCCAGTCTATTGGGCAATCTGCACGACGCTCGAGATGTTCTGCAGGCCACGAATCTGGCTCTTTGGGAGAAGAGAACTGAATTCATTACTGAAGCGAAATTTGGCCCTTGGGCAAGGAGATTCGCGTATTACGAGGCGCTTGCCCTGATTCGCGATCGCAGGCGTGACAAGCATGTTTTTGACGATGACCTCGTCGAACAACTTGCTCGAGATTCGTTTGACCAGGGCGAGGAGGATGAACGGCAGTTGGCTCTTCGTGATTGTCTCACTCAGTTACATGAGGATCAAAGAAAGCTGATCCAGCAACGTTACAGCGATGGTGGATCCATTCGCCAACTGATGCAGAGCTCTGGAAAGAAGGAGAGCGCCGTGAAGGTCCGATTGATGCGTATCCGGCACGCACTTCTGTTGTGCATTGAGGCGAAAATGGAGGCCGGAAACGCATGAAGTGGGATAGCGGCAGTGTTGATCCGCGCTTGGTGCAGATGGTTTCTGATCTGCAAGAAGGGCGTCTCAGCGAAGAAGATAGGCAATGGCTTAATGCCCGGCTCAAACGCGACCCCCAGTCGCGACAGATTTATCATGCGATGATGAATTTACACGTGCATCTGGATCGAGTCTATTCAGGAGATCCGAGTCTCATGGCGATGCCGGAGGTGGTCAGACTTGCGGATCGGAGATCAGAGCAAGCTGCGTCTCCGCGATCCCCTTACCGATCGCAATTGTGGATGGGGATTGCCGCCGCTTTGGTGGTGGGGTTGTTTCTCAATGCTTGGGTGTTTCTCGCCCGAGGGTTCACGCCAGGTCTGATATCAGAGTCGAGTTCTTATGCAGAGACGATTGACGGCGTGGCGGTACTGACTCAAGCAATCGCGGTGCAGTGGGACGAGGGAGCGGGGCGCGGCTACCGCACAGGTGACGCCCTGCCAAAAGGGGTGCTGCGACTGAAGCAAGGTTTCGCACAGATTGAATTCTTCAGTGGCGCCACGGTGATTCTCGAAGGTCCTGCGGAGATGGAATTACTCTCGTCGGATCGCGCGAGGTTCGCTGCGGGAAAACTGCGAGCTTTCGTGCCCGAGCCAGCCGTCGGGTTCACCATCGAAGGGCCGGGTTTCGATACCGTCGACCTGGGTACCGAGTTCGCGATCAGCCTCGACTCGACTGGCCAAGGAGAGGTCCATGTCGTCGATGGAGAAGTGTCGATACGCCAAAAGAGCGGTGGCAAGATTCAAAATTTGCTCGGGGGGCGTGCCATTCGGACGACTGGGGAATCGGGCCATTTTGAAGAGATCGCAAGTAGTGAGTCGACGTTTGTTGGTCGTAAGGAAATCGCCGAAATTGCAGAAAAGAGCTCTCGCAGTGCCGCCGAATCCTGGCGGCTCCGGCGTGATCGATGGGCCAGCGATCCCGATGTAATCGTCTACTTTGATTTCGAAGGTCAAGATCCCTGGGACCGCCGCTTGAATAGTGCGAAGGAAGGGGCACCTGAAGGCGCGATCATCGGCGCCGAATGGACGCAAGGGCGATGGCCTGGTAAGGGAGCGCTTCGCTTCAGGAATGTAAGCGATCGGGTGCGATTGAACGTGCCGGGCGAGTTTGATTCCGTTACCTTTGTCGTTCATGTACGGCTCGATGGACTATTCGAACCGCTCAATTCACTCTTCATGGCCGATGAATTTGGCCCCAATGAGCCACACTGGCAGATCCGCCATGATGGCGCTCTTAAGTTTGGAATTCATAGCGTGGGATACTCCGAAGCCGATTTGGTGCTGAGTCCGCAGGACATGTCGCGTTGGTTGCACTTGGCGGTTGTTTATGATCGCCAAAGAATGAAAGCGACCCATTACGTTGACGGCGAGCTCGTTGGGTCGACGCGGCTTGAGGCAGATGGACCATTGCGAATCGGCAGTGCCGAGCTCGGCAACTGGCAGACGCAGCGTCTGCCCTACCCCATCCGTCGACTCAGTGGAACGATTGACGAATTTTTGATTCTAGGGAGATCGCTTTCCGAAAGCGAAATCCGCTTGCTCGCCGGTGGTGTTGATCCAGGGCATAGGAAGGCTTCAAGGCTGAAGCATTAGGGCCAGTGCTCAGGAAGCCGAGGCCAGAGGCGCGCTCGCCTTCCGCTATTCCGACTTTTGGTTGCGCGTCGCTTGCGTCAACCTGCTCCATCTCAATCTTTCGGCATGTCAATGCTGCTTTGTGTGGTGAGTGAGCCAACTTGTTTTCTCTAAAAAACGCACGGTACGTGTAACGGATCGACGGTTTTCGGCGATTAATCATAGGCACCGCCAGTTTGTTCTCGATAAAGCCCGCAAGGAAACGTGAAGTCGAAATCGGATCCGTTGCGTCTGGCGTGAAGTCCTTGTTCTTTTCCTTTAATTTGTCTGGATATGATGTCTAATTTCCTTGTTGGTTGTTCCCGGGTTGGGCGATTGGCCCTTGGCAGCAGCCAGCGGAAGATGCTGCGATTGGTGTTCGTATCGCTAGCGTTGTTTCCTGTTCTGGTGGGGTGTGGCGGGCAAGGTGGGCAGGTCGCAACACCGAACGAGCTTGCTCAATACCTTGAAGAACACCCCGAAATGGACGTGGATCCGAATGATTTTGTAGATCCAACAGATCTGCCTCGCGTACCGGAGTTTGAGTAGAGCTTCGACGTCTTTAGATCCCCCGTTTTGGCTCGTGCTAACTCGTGTTTCGTGATTTCCTGTATGTTGCCTTCGTGATGTTTTTCGAAGTTTGCATTGGTTTGTTTTTATCCTTGAGGAGATGTAGTAATGAAGAGTTGTTTGAAAGGAAGGCCAGGCTTCACCTTGGTGGAATTGCTGGTTGTCATAGCAATCATCGGAGTCTTAGTTGGGTTGCTGCTACCTGCGGTTCAGGCCGCCCGCGAAGCTGCACGCAGGATGAGCTGCAGTAACAATTTTAAGCAGATTGGATTGGGGTTGCATAACTACCATTCCGCTTTCAAGCAGCTCCCAAAGCAGATGGGCGGAACAGCTCAGGGTTCCAGGAGTTCTCACGGTGCAGCTGGGGGGGCCGAACCACAGGGGGACAGCAGGCTGGAGGCCAGTTGGTTGGTTGGCCTAACTCCCTTCATTGAAGGGCAGGCTCTTTGGGAACAAATCA
Proteins encoded:
- a CDS encoding sigma-70 family RNA polymerase sigma factor; this encodes MPDADREFVHQLTEAQGSLLGYLASLLGNLHDARDVLQATNLALWEKRTEFITEAKFGPWARRFAYYEALALIRDRRRDKHVFDDDLVEQLARDSFDQGEEDERQLALRDCLTQLHEDQRKLIQQRYSDGGSIRQLMQSSGKKESAVKVRLMRIRHALLLCIEAKMEAGNA
- a CDS encoding integrase core domain-containing protein; amino-acid sequence: MNITCSMRRTGCCYDNAVMERFFWSLKHEWTKFDSFADIQEARMSVFRYIETFYNSTRIHQTLSYQSPDQFEKQHSANLAV
- a CDS encoding tetratricopeptide repeat-containing sulfotransferase family protein produces the protein MDKLDANTIDQALLLHRSGCLQDAESIYRSILRDLPTNVDAMHLLGMLLHECDRDREALHFIKAAIHCRPEVAALHNAKAVVLMGLDRLDEAEKAVKQALTLDPALPEAFANLATVYEREGQVVEAAKALCQLLELEPHRSGILKKIASLCDTVNRSDVTMSACVIMLKQNPQSVAGHLTIGLLMASRIAPEQLVNIDLAEHDRLLRISLYHLKTAAAIEPFAETYDAWGNALLNANRHAEALEKFDLAITFNSRFSKSHEGRGRAKLELGLIEPAVADFRTAIAIESLSPIAHFELAKIERDGDHRTFLDDLTEMLASLPAFGDARHEPYALKRTRSLLHYSIAHRADKIGEHDAAFHHFVLANSTKADVSVAGETAPRVAWDRKRLDLEKRFTADSIAKSRSHCESRCPVFIVSMPRSGTTLTEQIISSHPQVHAGGELFEISDIAHTLARRLTTDTPYPACLEKLSPLVATSIASEYLDRMERKISNVERKATECGTARFTDKMPTNFWHLGLIECLFPKARIVHVQRHPLDVCVSCMKQNLTWPFSSLEDIPDYYSNYIKLMRHWTSVLTIPVHSIRYEHLVQNPEASARALIDFCELDWSEACLDPAATDHSVRTPSKWQVRQPIYQSSVESWRRYERHLQPLIDRLVENEVLDPGLQY
- a CDS encoding right-handed parallel beta-helix repeat-containing protein; this translates as MPSYPTSVSVHVAKAAFFTCLLVSFSLASLEGFAETTLQVSPDGPLPNLLAARDEIRKQRVTQPDETFRVVVAAGRYEISRPLEFGVEDGNVTYEAATDASPVISGGRKIETQWTDQGDGVWTSQLPKDWQFEQLWINDHRAVRAREPDDFFYYLTGSKESPIEGGKRFQQVLSAEPEDIASLRGLSPDQLSQVQILAFHKWDTTRRFLDAVDLDQGQLKITGRAMKSWNKLTRNTGFLLENYLEALDEPGEFFLAPSGRLHYRPRSGETIDAINCVSPVCEKLVVIQGDSAEGNYVENLEFHGLKFHHSGIQTPSRGFDPAQAASPIEAAIQIDGGKGVAFENCEIGHTGGYGIWFRKGCRDSSLKHCWVHDLGAGGVRIGETSIASNPSERTSNIIVDNNIVNDAGHMFACAVGIWVGNSGHNQVTHNEVADMFYTGISVGWRWGYDESLANNNLIADNHIHHLGKGWLSDMGGIYTLGPSPGTVLRGNRIHDVDSWGYGGWGLYNDEGSTDILMENNLVYRTKSGGYHQHYGRNNVIRNNIFAFGREYQIRRTRVEDHLSFTYEQNIVVWDGEHLFNGKWGDDGVEIARNQYWRMGEPVDLSPADTSTESIIKDPHFVAPYQDDFRLTDPAAVSQIGFQPFDTTQAGVYGDTAWIEHAQSLPMPKMLRAPEPLPQK
- a CDS encoding LamG domain-containing protein — encoded protein: MMNLHVHLDRVYSGDPSLMAMPEVVRLADRRSEQAASPRSPYRSQLWMGIAAALVVGLFLNAWVFLARGFTPGLISESSSYAETIDGVAVLTQAIAVQWDEGAGRGYRTGDALPKGVLRLKQGFAQIEFFSGATVILEGPAEMELLSSDRARFAAGKLRAFVPEPAVGFTIEGPGFDTVDLGTEFAISLDSTGQGEVHVVDGEVSIRQKSGGKIQNLLGGRAIRTTGESGHFEEIASSESTFVGRKEIAEIAEKSSRSAAESWRLRRDRWASDPDVIVYFDFEGQDPWDRRLNSAKEGAPEGAIIGAEWTQGRWPGKGALRFRNVSDRVRLNVPGEFDSVTFVVHVRLDGLFEPLNSLFMADEFGPNEPHWQIRHDGALKFGIHSVGYSEADLVLSPQDMSRWLHLAVVYDRQRMKATHYVDGELVGSTRLEADGPLRIGSAELGNWQTQRLPYPIRRLSGTIDEFLILGRSLSESEIRLLAGGVDPGHRKASRLKH
- a CDS encoding SGNH/GDSL hydrolase family protein; the protein is MNHPICLTLLLSLVCCFPSFADDTQQRRAAIECTPRAGLPNFLAKVAKGESVNVAYLGGSITAASGWRVQSLKWFQDQNPQANFTEIHAAIGGTGSDLGVFRLHNDVLRHHPDLMFVEFAVNDGGTSREQIHKAMEGIVRQTWKDNPTTDICFVYTLSHPFLEEIKNGQMSNAASSMEEVADRYQIPSIHFGVEVAKLESQGDLIFKADKPANPEEQPIVFSTDGVHPLNETGHRLYTAAIARSWPAIETASGQPQAHPLGEPLRKDNWENAKQVAITADMLRGSWQKLQPNNPVASRFKKHFPDMYQAMEPGAKLAFTLNGTAASVFHLLGPDGSELSVQVDQRPPSTHKSIDGYCTYHRMSKLGLSTNLEPGIHEISVTVTPTQLDKREILFEGKRDYFDEHPDLYADQTWYVGSLLIIGDILPPDTTK
- a CDS encoding glycerophosphodiester phosphodiesterase — translated: MIRSATQFLFGTLAVIVLAAPVSAQMIVAHRGASHDAPENTLSAFRLAWQQGADGIEGDFYLTADGEIVCIHDGDTKRTAGVKRVVEKSTLAELRSLEYGSWKNEKFAGEAIPTLDEVIATVPVGKKLVIELKSKLRIVPTLVETLKKHQDKPIQWVVIAFDAPTAAEFKKQMPSVKTHWLTSFKRSSPASSYRPTAAEVAATVKKTGVDGVGMKGMPGVIDADFVKTLKAGGCPEFHVWTIDDVATAKTFESLGAWGVTTNVPAVIGPALR